ATGAGGAACTCGTAAAGGACAACCGCTCGCTCGAAGTGTTGCGCAATCTTTCAGACTGCTATTATTATACGAACGATATAGGTAATGCCCTGCAGTATTACCGCTTGTTGCTAAGTACCTTCCCTAATGTGGATGACGAGTATCGTTTCCGGTACAACCAATGCCTGCGGGCTACGGGCAATACGGAACTGGCCAACGGGCTGCTGCGTAAATCGTTGAATGGCGCGGCGCTGGATGCGTTTGAAAAAAGCGTGCATGAGCTCGACAACATATCGGGGATTGGGAACCGGTTTGAGATTCACAACCTGGCTGTAAACACGAAGGATGCAGACTTCGGGGCAATAATGGCAGGCGACAGCATTGTCTTTGCAGCAACCGCCAACGACCCGGTTTCAAAAAGGTACAAATGGAACGACGAGCGTTATCTCGACTTGTTTTCAATCGCTTCCGCAGAAGCAACGACGGCCCGACCTTTTCCGGCAGCGGTCAATACCATGATGCATGAAGCCGGTGCGGTAATCACTAAAGACGGCAACACCATGTACTTTACGAGGAACAATTATAAGAATGGGAAACGCGCCAAAAATGCGCAGAAAGTATCGGTCATGCAGTTGTTCCGAGCTGAGCGCGTCGCAGGGCAGTGGGCGAATATCACCGCGCTCCCTTTCAACAGCGAAGATTATTCTGTAGAACATCCGGCGCTGGCCGACGATGGGCGGACATTGTATTTCGCCTCCGACATGCCGGGAACACTGGGTTCGTTTGACATCTTCAGCGTCAGCATCAACGGGAACGATTACGGCGCCCTGGTAAATTTAGGCGACAGGATCAATACGCCACGTAAGGAACAGTTCCCATTTGTTTCGAAAGATGATAAGTTATACTTCTCCTCAAACGGGCATTTCGGCTATGGCCTGATGGACGTGTTTGTGTCGGAGATACACGACGGCAGCTTCAGCCGACCTCTGAACGTGGGCCTTCCAGTGAATTCTGGCTACGACGACTTTGCGTTCAATATCGATCCGGTTACCAAAGAGGGTTTTTTTGCTTCTGACCGGCCCGGCGGAAAGGGCGGTGATGATATGTACAGCCTGTTAGAGACCAAACCGCTGATCGTTCGCGATTGTATGCAGTGGATTGCCGGAATCATATCCGATGTCGATACCGCACTGCCGTTAGAAAATGCGATTGTCGTGCTGCAGGATGAAAACAGGAAGGAGATCCTGCGTACCACGACGCAGCCGGACGGAAAGTTTTCGTTTGAAGCCCTATGTGGAAGCGGGTATGTCGTTTTGGCGTCGAAAACCATGTACAGCAGCGATTCCCGGAAGCTGTCGCTCGACAAGACGCGGGATAAGGTGAATGATGCTTCGATGGCGCTCAAGTCGGATGCCGCGGTGAAAAAGGAGCAGCAGGTTGCCGCCGATAAGGAAAAAGCGGAACTGGCCGAAAAGCAAGAGCAGCAGCGCGAACAGGACAAACAGCTGGCCGAGACCAGGAAGAAGGAGAAGGAGGAAGCGATTATCAGCAAAGAAAAAGATGTGGTACGCGATAACGGCAGGCTGCTGATCCGGACCGAACCGATTTATTTTGATTATGACCTGTGGTACATTCGCAAGGAGTCCAAGCCGATACTGAATCGGGTCATTGAACTGATGAAGAAATATCCTGACATGGTCGTCGAAATCGGGTCGCATACCGATGTACGCGGAAACAATGCCTACAACCTGGAACTGTCGTCAAAAAGGGCCGAGTCGACGCGGGATTATTTCCTGAAAATGGGGGTACCGGCCGGAAGGATTTCTGCAAAAGGCTATGGGGAAACGGTACCGATTATCCCTTGCATCCCTGACCATTCCTGTACCGAAGAGCAACATGAACTGAACAGGCGAAGTGAATTTGTCATCAAAAACCTCTAGCGTCGAAACCTTAACGCTGCTGCGCAATTACCACTCGTTGACCTTGTTGGCATCCATTTTAACGAAAATGAAAATCAGCACCGTGAAGCCCCATAGTCCGGAGCCGCCATACGAAAACATCGGCAGTGGTACGCCAATGGTCGGGAATAGACCCATCACCATGGTAATGTTTACAAAGAAGTGAATGAACAAAATCGACGCGACGCAGTACCCATACACGCGACTGAACTTGGTTTTCTGTCTTTCGGCCATATAAATGATTCGCACAATCAGGCCGATGAAAAGCAGCACGACGGTCATCGATCCCACAAATCCCCATTCCTCACCAACGGTAGTAAAGATATAATCCGTGTGCTGCTCAGGCACGAAACCGCCCTTGGTCTGGGTGCCTTCGAGATAGCCCTTGCCCAAAAGTCCGCCGGACCCGATAGCAATTTTAGATTGGTTGAGGTTGTACCCGATTCCCTTGTCATCGACTTTCTTCCCCAAAAGGATGTTGAACCGGTCGCGGTGGTGCTGTTGGAAAACGTGGTCGAAAACATAGCTCGTGGATACCGTGAATCCCGAAACCAATACCAGCATCATTGTGCTCAGGATGATATTCCTGTTTACGATCCGTGTCCGTAAATAAATGACCGCAATGACTGCGGCGGCAATCAGGATGATGGCCCAGGTCGTCATCACGAGGCTCAGTACGAAAAGGATGGCGGCGATGAACCCGGTCCAAAGGTACCACGACGGCAACCCTTCGCGATACAGTACGAAAAAGAACACCATGAAAATCAATGCGCTTCCGGGGTCATGCGGCGCAATGAGCAATACCGGAAGGAATATAATGGCCAACGCCTGCATCTGACGGTTGACATCCTTCAGGTTGACCTGCACGTCACTGAGATATTTTGCCAGTGCGAGTGACGCGCCGATTTTTGCGAATTCAGCGGGTTGCAGACTGAAGCTGCCAAAGGAGTACCAGTTCGTCTGCCCATTTACTTCCTTACCCAGAACGAATAAACCGGCAACCAGCACGACGGTACCAGCGTAGATTAAGCCGGCAAATTTTTCATAAAACTTTCCGTCAACAGACAGGATCACAATGATAAGCGGGACGGCCAGGATGATGTTCAGCAACTGCTTGCCATAGAACTGCGAAAGGTCAAACAGTTCAGCCCCTTCTTCCGGCAATGACGACGAGTAAATATTGAGCCATCCCATGATGACCAATACGATATAAATCATCACCGTGATCCAGTCCAGATTGCTCCTGATGCTTTGATTTCTCATGCTCGGTTAATTTTCGACTTGTGTCGAATCGATGGGTTCCGGTTTAATATTCGTAAGCGTATCGGAATTTTTCTTTGTAAATCGCTCATATTCGCTTTTTAAGCTCTTTTCGAGTATACGCTTCTCCAAATCCGTACGCGTAATTTTGCCCCGCAGGTATTTTTCGATCATCAGGCTCGCAATCGGACCGGCGATGGTTGCTCCAAAACCGCCATTTTCTACAAACACGGCTATGGCGATTTTCGGGTTTTCCATCGGTGCAAAAGCTACAAAGATGGAATGGTCTTTCAGTTGTATTTTTTTTCCGCCGATCCGGGTGAAGTTTTCCGCTGTTCCCGTCTTTCCGCAAATGTTGATTCCTTCGACCTTAAGCGCACTCGCCGTACCGAAATTGTATACATCGAAAAGTCCGGAAATCATCGGTGCGAAATATTTCCTGTCTATTGTCGATACGTGCTTTTTGGTAAATTTCGGATCGATTTTTTCACCTTTGATTTTCTTGATGATGTGGGGCGTATAATAATACCCCTGGTTGGCTACGGCCGCTATCATATTGGCCAACTGG
The nucleotide sequence above comes from Flavobacterium magnum. Encoded proteins:
- a CDS encoding OmpA family protein, with amino-acid sequence MKKILLLFLLLLCFGARAQEFDAQRAKRLFERTFYSDALPLYEELVKDNRSLEVLRNLSDCYYYTNDIGNALQYYRLLLSTFPNVDDEYRFRYNQCLRATGNTELANGLLRKSLNGAALDAFEKSVHELDNISGIGNRFEIHNLAVNTKDADFGAIMAGDSIVFAATANDPVSKRYKWNDERYLDLFSIASAEATTARPFPAAVNTMMHEAGAVITKDGNTMYFTRNNYKNGKRAKNAQKVSVMQLFRAERVAGQWANITALPFNSEDYSVEHPALADDGRTLYFASDMPGTLGSFDIFSVSINGNDYGALVNLGDRINTPRKEQFPFVSKDDKLYFSSNGHFGYGLMDVFVSEIHDGSFSRPLNVGLPVNSGYDDFAFNIDPVTKEGFFASDRPGGKGGDDMYSLLETKPLIVRDCMQWIAGIISDVDTALPLENAIVVLQDENRKEILRTTTQPDGKFSFEALCGSGYVVLASKTMYSSDSRKLSLDKTRDKVNDASMALKSDAAVKKEQQVAADKEKAELAEKQEQQREQDKQLAETRKKEKEEAIISKEKDVVRDNGRLLIRTEPIYFDYDLWYIRKESKPILNRVIELMKKYPDMVVEIGSHTDVRGNNAYNLELSSKRAESTRDYFLKMGVPAGRISAKGYGETVPIIPCIPDHSCTEEQHELNRRSEFVIKNL
- the rodA gene encoding rod shape-determining protein RodA, which codes for MRNQSIRSNLDWITVMIYIVLVIMGWLNIYSSSLPEEGAELFDLSQFYGKQLLNIILAVPLIIVILSVDGKFYEKFAGLIYAGTVVLVAGLFVLGKEVNGQTNWYSFGSFSLQPAEFAKIGASLALAKYLSDVQVNLKDVNRQMQALAIIFLPVLLIAPHDPGSALIFMVFFFVLYREGLPSWYLWTGFIAAILFVLSLVMTTWAIILIAAAVIAVIYLRTRIVNRNIILSTMMLVLVSGFTVSTSYVFDHVFQQHHRDRFNILLGKKVDDKGIGYNLNQSKIAIGSGGLLGKGYLEGTQTKGGFVPEQHTDYIFTTVGEEWGFVGSMTVVLLFIGLIVRIIYMAERQKTKFSRVYGYCVASILFIHFFVNITMVMGLFPTIGVPLPMFSYGGSGLWGFTVLIFIFVKMDANKVNEW